Part of the Anomaloglossus baeobatrachus isolate aAnoBae1 chromosome 1, aAnoBae1.hap1, whole genome shotgun sequence genome, ttaacacagttagcaaacacaatgtaccattagaacactggagtggtggttgttggaaatgagcctctatacacctatgtagatattgcattaaaaaaaacagacgtttgaagctagaatagtcctttaccacattaacaatgtatagattgtatttctgtttaatttaatgttagcttcattgaaaaaaatgtgcttttctttcaaaaataaggaaatatctaagtgatcctaaacttttgaactgtagtgtatgccaggatggggccatctataccaggatggggctatgatgtggacatatataccaggatggtgccatgaaggtgatatgtataccaggatgggtaaaatgatggggacatataccaggctaGGGCCAGGaagtggacatatatacctggatggagccatgatgggggtcatacaccaagatggggccatatataccaggatttaggcatgatgggggtcatacaccaggatggggccatgatggagacatataccaggatggggctatgatgaggacatatatcttctcatcatggccccatcctggtgtacatcAGGATGGTGGGCATGTTTACCAGGACTTATTTACCAGgaggtggcccaggatgggggacattagtacacaaTAAGGGGGAGGGGGTAACTCGTACATCTTGATAGGATTTTAATGCTACAAAGGCCCATACATTTGACCAACATGTGGGGGTGGCACAGGCTCAGACTTTGCATCAGGGCCCAGCACTGTTGATGACCTATCATAGAGATAGGCAATAAATATAAAAGTCCCAGATAACCTCTAAGTCTTCTTATGTCCAATGGTTTCTGTAATAAAGCAAGTCTCTAGCTCTGCTGTTGACAGTTTAGAACATCAGCTCAGACGAGGTGCCTGAACATACTCATGTAAAGTGAACAAATATGGTAGAATcagaaaattattattatcattattattattattatactattgACTGGAACATATTTTAATTCATAACAATATTATATTGGCACTATAAATATTTAAATTTAATTGCATTATtgcctaaaatatatatatatatatatatagtaaatctAAAACACTAAATATTATGGCGCTGAAATGATTTTATAGTGCGGCTTCCACGTCAGCTTTGTGCAACATGAAGGATTTGACAGTTTGTAAACAAGAAAAATGTATTAATTCCTTGTCCTCCATGACTGAAAACTGAAATATGTACTTATGCCGTAACACATCGTCACCACAAATGCAAAAAATGCAGACGCCGTCCAACTATTGTAGTTATGATGCCGATGAAGTTCTTTGGTGATTGATGTTGCATCTACTATAGCAGCAATAAGGTATAAAACACATGCACTTCCATTAAAGCACAGACTTATTATTGTCCATGGAATTTTGTGGATTCTGTTATGTGCTCCTGTAGCATATATAATGAAAAGAAACGCAGTCAGGACCCTGTAAAATACAGCTACAAACATCACCCAGCCAAAGGCAGGAAAATGGAAATATTCAGAGCCTGCTATTAGAGCCCAGACCAATAATCCAAATACTATTTCTGCCAGAAGGAGAACTCCAGGTGGGCTCCAGAAGAGGCCCCTGTCATAGGACGGGCAGGTACTGCTGGAGAAAGCCTCACTGTAGGAGCTGCTGGTGGTGGTCACAGTGTTGGACCTGGGTCTCTCCTCTTCCATGGCTCCTGTCCTCTCCTGCTGCAAAATATCATCCTCAAACTTGAAGGAAACAGATGGAGCAATGAAAGGAGATCATGTAATGATAAAGTCCTTGCCCCAACAAGCTGCAGGAGGGTGATGCCACTTATCATACAAAGGTGGGCACTGGGAGCCTCTGCCCTTCTGAGCTGGCTGGGGCTTCCCTTACTCCATGACAggctgccaatatat contains:
- the LOC142299267 gene encoding MARVEL domain-containing protein 1-like, encoding MEEERPRSNTVTTTSSSYSEAFSSSTCPSYDRGLFWSPPGVLLLAEIVFGLLVWALIAGSEYFHFPAFGWVMFVAVFYRVLTAFLFIIYATGAHNRIHKIPWTIISLCFNGSACVLYLIAAIVDATSITKELHRHHNYNSWTASAFFAFVVTMCYGISTYFSFQSWRTRN